The Rhodobacter sp. CZR27 genome includes a window with the following:
- the dapA gene encoding 4-hydroxy-tetrahydrodipicolinate synthase: MIRGSIPALVTPFKNGELDLDTLKKLVDWQIAEGSTGLVPVGTTGESPTLSHEEHETVIEAVVAAAAGRVPVIAGAGSNSTAEGIRLIRFAERVGANAALVVTPYYNKPTQAGLIAHFTALHDCCSLPIVIYNIPGRSVVDMTPETMGKLAQLPRIIGVKDATGKIERVSQQRASCGTDFIQLSGEDATALGFNAHGGVGCISVTANVAPRLCAEFQQATLAGDFAKALEYQDRLMPLHEAIFLEPGLVGAKYALSKLGRCSDEVRLPLVGLTDPTRARIDAAMRHAGLI; encoded by the coding sequence ATGATCAGAGGGTCGATCCCTGCCCTTGTGACGCCGTTCAAGAACGGCGAGCTGGATCTGGACACGCTGAAGAAACTCGTGGACTGGCAGATCGCCGAAGGTTCGACCGGGCTCGTGCCGGTGGGCACCACGGGCGAAAGCCCGACGCTCAGCCATGAGGAGCACGAGACGGTGATCGAGGCGGTGGTCGCCGCCGCCGCAGGCCGCGTGCCGGTGATCGCGGGCGCGGGCTCGAATTCGACCGCCGAGGGCATCCGGCTGATCCGCTTTGCCGAACGCGTCGGCGCCAATGCGGCACTGGTCGTGACGCCCTACTACAACAAGCCGACCCAGGCCGGGCTCATCGCGCATTTTACTGCGCTGCACGACTGCTGCAGCCTGCCGATCGTGATCTACAACATCCCCGGCCGGTCGGTGGTCGACATGACGCCCGAGACGATGGGCAAGCTCGCGCAGTTGCCCCGGATCATCGGCGTGAAGGATGCCACGGGCAAGATCGAACGCGTGAGCCAGCAGCGCGCCTCCTGCGGAACGGATTTCATCCAGCTCTCGGGCGAGGATGCGACGGCGCTCGGCTTCAACGCGCACGGCGGCGTGGGCTGCATCTCGGTCACGGCCAACGTGGCCCCGCGCCTCTGCGCCGAGTTCCAGCAGGCCACGCTCGCCGGCGATTTTGCCAAGGCGCTGGAGTATCAGGACCGCCTGATGCCGCTGCACGAGGCGATCTTCCTCGAGCCGGGGCTGGTGGGGGCGAAATACGCGCTCTCGAAGCTCGGCCGCTGCTCCGACGAGGTGCGCCTGCCGCTCGTGGGCCTCACCGATCCGACCAGGGCGCGCATCGATGCCGCCATGCGCCACGCCGGCCTGATCTGA
- the sseA gene encoding 3-mercaptopyruvate sulfurtransferase produces the protein MTDDPRTLVSTDWLAAHLRDPDLRIIDASWYLPAMGRNARAEYEAGHIPGARFFDIDEIADLRSALPHMAPPPEKFISRMRAMGIGDGHQVVIYDGAGILSAPRVWWTFRLMGKTDVAVLDGGLPKWTAEGHPLEDMPPVVRDRHMTVQRQAGLVKDVTQVAHASKLAEAEIIDARSEGRFKGTEPEPRPGLRGGHIPGSKNVPFQTLLTGNGTLKPAAELRAIFEAAGVDLAKPAITTCGSGVTAAVLSLALEIIGHRNHALYDGSWAEWGMYDDLKVAKG, from the coding sequence ATGACCGATGATCCCAGAACGCTCGTTTCCACCGACTGGCTCGCCGCCCACCTGCGGGATCCCGACCTGAGGATCATCGACGCCTCGTGGTATCTGCCCGCGATGGGGCGCAACGCGCGCGCCGAATACGAGGCGGGCCACATTCCCGGCGCCCGCTTCTTCGACATCGACGAGATCGCGGACCTGCGCTCGGCCCTGCCGCACATGGCGCCTCCGCCCGAGAAGTTCATCAGCCGGATGCGGGCGATGGGCATCGGCGACGGTCACCAGGTGGTGATCTACGATGGCGCGGGCATCCTGTCCGCGCCCCGGGTCTGGTGGACCTTCCGCCTGATGGGCAAGACCGATGTCGCCGTGCTCGACGGCGGGTTGCCGAAATGGACGGCCGAGGGCCATCCGCTCGAGGACATGCCGCCCGTCGTGCGCGACCGCCACATGACCGTGCAGCGACAGGCGGGCCTCGTGAAGGACGTGACGCAGGTCGCCCACGCCTCGAAGCTTGCCGAGGCCGAGATCATCGACGCCCGCTCCGAAGGCCGCTTCAAGGGCACCGAACCCGAGCCGCGGCCGGGCCTGCGCGGCGGCCATATCCCCGGCTCGAAGAACGTGCCGTTCCAGACGCTGCTGACCGGCAATGGCACGCTGAAGCCCGCCGCCGAACTGCGCGCGATCTTCGAGGCGGCGGGCGTGGATCTCGCGAAGCCCGCGATCACCACCTGCGGCTCCGGCGTGACCGCCGCCGTGCTGAGCCTCGCGCTCGAGATCATCGGGCACCGCAATCATGCGCTCTACGACGGCTCCTGGGCCGAATGGGGCATGTACGACGATCTCAAGGTCGCGAAAGGATGA
- a CDS encoding ammonium transporter, translated as MKKLSQLWGLSALAAAAALPAWAQEAATEAAEAAAETVTPVMDKGDVSWMLISTVLVFFMILPGIALFYGGLVRAKNMLSVLMQCTLICCVVMVIWVLYGYSFAFGGGTSPFWGGLGKLFLAGVTPDSMSATFSAGYVIPEYLFICFQMTFAALTPALIVGGFAERIRFSAVLIFAVIWVTFAYFPIAHMVWDANGLIFKWGAIDFAGGTVVHINAGVAALIGALMLGKRVGFGKENMAPHSMVMTMIGASMLWFGWFGFNVGSNLEANGGATLAMINTFVATAAAVIAWSLIEALQRGKASMLGAASGMIAGLVAVTPACGTIGPMGAIVLGALASVVCYFFVTTVKNALGYDDSLDVFGIHGIGGIIGAVGTGILSAGTFGGVKVEDYSIIGQTTIQIQAVAVTIIWTAIVSVVAYKVADLIVGLRVDTESERIGLDQTSHGESAYHA; from the coding sequence ATGAAGAAACTTTCGCAACTTTGGGGCCTCTCCGCGCTTGCCGCGGCAGCCGCCCTGCCCGCATGGGCGCAGGAGGCCGCCACCGAGGCGGCCGAAGCCGCGGCCGAGACCGTCACCCCCGTCATGGACAAGGGCGACGTGTCGTGGATGCTGATCTCGACCGTGCTGGTCTTCTTCATGATCCTGCCCGGCATCGCGCTGTTCTACGGCGGCCTCGTGCGCGCGAAGAACATGCTGTCGGTGCTGATGCAGTGCACGCTGATCTGCTGCGTCGTGATGGTGATCTGGGTGCTCTACGGCTATTCCTTCGCCTTCGGCGGCGGCACCAGCCCGTTCTGGGGCGGCCTCGGCAAGCTGTTCCTCGCGGGCGTCACGCCCGACTCGATGTCGGCCACCTTCTCGGCGGGTTACGTCATCCCGGAATACCTGTTCATCTGCTTCCAGATGACCTTCGCGGCCCTTACCCCGGCGCTGATCGTCGGCGGTTTCGCCGAGCGGATCAGGTTCTCCGCAGTGCTGATCTTCGCGGTGATCTGGGTAACCTTCGCCTATTTCCCGATCGCCCACATGGTCTGGGATGCGAATGGCCTGATCTTCAAGTGGGGCGCGATCGACTTCGCCGGCGGCACCGTGGTGCACATCAACGCGGGCGTTGCGGCTCTGATCGGCGCTCTGATGCTCGGCAAGCGCGTGGGCTTCGGCAAGGAGAACATGGCGCCGCATTCGATGGTCATGACCATGATCGGCGCCTCTATGCTGTGGTTCGGCTGGTTCGGCTTCAACGTGGGCTCGAACCTCGAGGCGAACGGCGGCGCCACCCTCGCCATGATCAACACCTTCGTGGCCACCGCGGCCGCCGTGATCGCCTGGTCGCTGATCGAGGCGCTGCAGCGCGGCAAGGCCTCGATGCTCGGCGCGGCTTCGGGCATGATCGCGGGCCTCGTCGCCGTGACGCCTGCCTGCGGCACCATCGGCCCGATGGGGGCCATCGTCCTTGGCGCCCTCGCCTCTGTCGTCTGCTACTTCTTCGTGACCACCGTGAAGAACGCGCTGGGCTATGACGACAGCCTCGACGTGTTCGGCATCCACGGCATCGGCGGCATCATCGGCGCGGTCGGCACCGGCATCCTCTCGGCCGGCACCTTCGGCGGCGTGAAGGTCGAGGATTACTCGATCATCGGCCAGACCACGATCCAGATCCAGGCCGTCGCGGTGACGATCATCTGGACGGCCATCGTCTCGGTCGTCGCCTACAAGGTCGCCGACCTGATCGTGGGCCTGCGCGTCGATACTGAAAGCGAGCGGATCGGCCTCGACCAGACCTCGCACGGCGAATCGGCCTATCACGCCTGA
- a CDS encoding amino acid aminotransferase, translating to MLTALKPQPADKILQLIQMFREDPRDGKIDLGVGVYKDPTGLTPVMRAVKAAEKRLWEVETTKTYTGLAGEPAYNAAMVKLILGGAVSGERVASVATPGGTGAVRQALELVRMASPQATVWISNPTWPNHLTIVKYLGIPMQEYRYFDAESGAVDFDGMMADLAQVKAGDVVLLHGCCHNPTGANPNPVQWEAICAAIAKAGAVPLIDLAYQGFGDGLEEDAAATRLIASKLPEVLIAASCSKNFGIYRERTGILIAIGGAEGKAVVQGNLNFLNRQNFSFPPDHGARLVTMILEDESLTADWKAELEEVRLNMLTLRQLLAEALRAETGSDRFGFVSEHRGMFSRLGLSPEQVEKLRTEHAVYMVGDSRLNIAGLNRTTVPVLARAVAEVLRG from the coding sequence ATGCTGACCGCCCTGAAGCCGCAACCTGCGGACAAGATCCTGCAACTGATCCAGATGTTCCGCGAGGATCCGCGCGACGGCAAGATCGACCTCGGCGTGGGCGTCTACAAGGACCCGACCGGCCTGACCCCGGTGATGCGCGCGGTGAAGGCGGCCGAAAAGCGGCTGTGGGAGGTCGAGACGACCAAGACCTACACCGGCCTCGCGGGCGAGCCCGCCTACAACGCGGCGATGGTGAAACTGATCCTCGGCGGGGCTGTCTCTGGCGAACGCGTGGCCTCGGTCGCGACGCCGGGCGGCACGGGGGCGGTGCGGCAGGCGCTGGAGCTGGTGCGCATGGCTTCCCCGCAGGCCACCGTCTGGATCTCGAACCCGACGTGGCCGAACCACCTGACCATCGTGAAGTACCTCGGCATCCCGATGCAGGAGTACCGCTACTTCGACGCCGAGTCGGGTGCGGTCGATTTCGACGGCATGATGGCCGACCTCGCGCAGGTGAAGGCGGGCGACGTGGTGCTGCTGCACGGCTGCTGCCACAACCCGACCGGCGCCAACCCGAACCCGGTGCAGTGGGAGGCGATCTGCGCCGCCATCGCCAAGGCGGGCGCCGTTCCGCTGATCGACCTCGCCTACCAGGGCTTCGGCGACGGGCTGGAGGAAGATGCCGCAGCGACCCGGCTGATCGCCTCGAAGCTGCCCGAGGTGCTGATTGCTGCGTCGTGCTCGAAGAACTTCGGCATCTACCGCGAGCGGACCGGCATCCTCATTGCCATCGGCGGGGCCGAGGGCAAGGCGGTGGTGCAGGGAAACCTCAACTTCCTGAACCGGCAGAACTTCTCGTTCCCGCCGGACCACGGCGCGCGGCTGGTGACGATGATCCTCGAGGACGAGTCGCTGACGGCGGACTGGAAGGCCGAGCTCGAAGAGGTTCGGCTGAACATGCTGACGCTGCGGCAACTGCTGGCCGAGGCGCTGCGTGCCGAGACGGGATCGGACCGCTTCGGCTTCGTCTCCGAGCACCGCGGAATGTTCTCGCGCCTCGGCCTGAGCCCCGAGCAGGTCGAGAAGCTGCGCACGGAACACGCCGTCTACATGGTGGGCGACTCGCGGCTGAACATCGCCGGGCTGAACCGGACGACCGTGCCGGTGCTGGCCCGCGCGGTGGCTGAGGTGCTGCGCGGCTGA
- a CDS encoding P-II family nitrogen regulator produces MKLIIAAIKPFKLEEVREALTTIGVRGMMVTEIKGFGSQSGHTEIYRGAEYAVNFVPKVRLEIVVPDSLADPVVETIRTTAKTDKIGDGKIFVLDVEHAVRVRTGEINDDAL; encoded by the coding sequence GTGAAACTCATCATTGCAGCAATCAAGCCGTTCAAGCTGGAGGAGGTGCGCGAGGCGCTCACCACCATCGGCGTCCGCGGCATGATGGTGACCGAGATCAAGGGCTTCGGCTCTCAGTCCGGCCACACGGAAATCTATCGCGGGGCTGAATATGCCGTGAACTTCGTGCCGAAGGTCCGCCTCGAGATCGTCGTGCCCGACAGCCTGGCCGACCCGGTGGTGGAGACGATCCGCACCACGGCCAAGACCGACAAGATCGGCGACGGCAAGATCTTCGTGCTCGACGTCGAACACGCTGTCCGCGTGCGCACGGGCGAAATCAACGACGACGCGCTCTGA
- the smpB gene encoding SsrA-binding protein SmpB, with protein sequence MAKHSDPNSKLIAENRRARFDFHIEEEIEAGIILMGSEVKSLRQGGSNIGESYASVENGELWLINGYIAPYLQAKTWGHEERRKRKLLVSRKELARLWNATAREGMTIVPIRMYFNDRGIVKLKIGIAKGKKLADKRATEAKRDWNREKQRLLKQNV encoded by the coding sequence ATGGCCAAGCATTCCGACCCCAACAGCAAGCTCATCGCCGAGAACCGTCGCGCCCGCTTCGATTTCCACATCGAGGAGGAGATCGAGGCCGGCATCATCCTCATGGGCTCCGAGGTGAAGTCGCTCCGGCAGGGCGGGTCGAACATCGGCGAAAGCTACGCCTCGGTCGAGAATGGCGAACTGTGGCTGATCAACGGCTACATCGCCCCCTACCTGCAGGCCAAGACCTGGGGCCACGAAGAGCGCCGCAAGCGCAAGCTGCTCGTCTCGCGCAAGGAACTCGCCCGGCTCTGGAACGCCACGGCGCGCGAGGGCATGACCATCGTGCCGATCCGGATGTATTTCAACGACCGCGGCATCGTGAAGCTGAAGATCGGCATCGCCAAGGGCAAGAAGCTCGCCGACAAGCGCGCGACCGAGGCCAAGCGCGACTGGAACCGCGAGAAGCAGCGCCTGCTGAAGCAGAACGTCTGA